From Nitrobacter sp. NHB1, a single genomic window includes:
- a CDS encoding valine--tRNA ligase, whose amino-acid sequence MIEKTYQPADIESRMSRIWEEAGAFKAGRAERRDAEPFTIVIPPPNVTGSLHMGHALNNTLQDVLCRFERMRGRDVLWQPGTDHAGIATQMVVERQLTERQEPGRREMGRARFLERVWQWKAESGGVIVNQLKRLGASCDWSRERFTMDEGLSRAVAKVFVELHRAGLIYKDKRLVNWDPKLLTAISDLEVKQIEVKGSLWHLRYPIEGKGFNPDDPSTYIVVATTRPETMLGDTAVAVHPDNEKLEHLIGSNVVLPLVGRLIPIVGDDYADPEKGTGAVKITPAHDFNDFEVGKRHRLPQIGVLDREGRLTLSDNEDYLRGLPEGALMLAEELHGTDRFAARKAIVARLEDFGFLDKVEPHAHMVPHGDRSGAVIEPYLTDQWYVDAKELAQPAMAAVRSGDTTFVPKNWEKTYFEWMENIQPWCISRQLWWGHQIPAWYGPDGKVFVAETEDEAVGHALGYYAEQGIITVDQGAEMARDPAKREGFITRDEDVLDTWFSSALWPFSTLGWPDETPELKRYYPTNALVTGFDIIFFWVARMMMMGIYVMKEAPFSTVYIHALVRDENGAKMSKSKGNVIDPLHLVDKYGADALRFTLAAMAAQGRDIKLSSQRVEGYRNFATKLWNACRFAEMNDCVVPAQFDPTVAKETLNRWIVHETARATCEITEAIEAYRFNDAAGAIYRFVWNVYCDWYLELAKPVMMGEDGPAKFETRAMVAWARDEILKLLHPFMPFLTEELWAVTSARTQLLTLTPWPIKAGLTRAQHALIAAAAADPFAASEPLAEPLEPTFRDDAAEAEIGWVVDLVTAIRSVRAEMNIPPATLTPLVLAGVSTESKARAQRWSDVVKRLSRLADISFADRVPQGAVQLLIRGEVAALPLKGIVDVAAQRARLGKEIAKADADINRVDFKLANEKFVANAPEEIVEEEKDKREAAVARKAKFADALERLKAAE is encoded by the coding sequence ATGATCGAAAAGACCTACCAGCCCGCTGATATTGAAAGCCGCATGTCCCGCATCTGGGAAGAGGCCGGCGCGTTCAAGGCAGGGCGGGCCGAGCGCCGCGACGCCGAACCGTTCACGATCGTCATCCCGCCGCCGAACGTCACCGGCTCGTTGCACATGGGTCACGCGCTCAACAACACGTTGCAGGACGTGCTGTGCCGCTTCGAGCGGATGCGCGGCCGTGACGTGCTGTGGCAGCCCGGCACCGATCACGCCGGCATTGCCACCCAGATGGTGGTGGAGCGGCAGTTGACGGAGCGCCAGGAACCCGGCCGCCGCGAGATGGGCCGTGCCAGGTTTCTCGAGCGGGTTTGGCAGTGGAAGGCTGAAAGCGGCGGCGTTATCGTCAACCAGTTGAAGCGGCTCGGCGCGTCCTGCGATTGGTCGCGTGAGCGTTTCACCATGGACGAAGGCCTGTCGCGCGCGGTTGCCAAGGTGTTCGTCGAACTGCACCGCGCCGGCTTGATCTACAAGGACAAGCGGTTGGTCAACTGGGACCCGAAGCTGCTCACCGCGATTTCCGATCTCGAGGTGAAACAGATCGAGGTCAAGGGCAGCCTGTGGCATCTGCGCTATCCGATCGAAGGCAAGGGCTTCAATCCGGACGATCCGTCGACCTATATCGTCGTCGCCACCACGCGGCCGGAGACCATGCTGGGAGACACGGCCGTCGCCGTGCATCCGGATAACGAGAAGCTTGAGCACCTGATCGGCAGCAACGTCGTGCTGCCGCTGGTCGGCCGTCTCATTCCGATCGTCGGCGACGACTATGCCGATCCGGAAAAGGGCACGGGCGCGGTCAAAATTACCCCAGCCCACGACTTCAACGACTTCGAGGTCGGAAAGCGCCACCGCCTGCCGCAGATCGGCGTGCTCGATCGGGAAGGCCGGCTGACGCTATCCGACAACGAGGATTATCTGCGCGGCCTGCCCGAAGGCGCGCTGATGCTGGCGGAGGAACTTCACGGCACCGACCGTTTCGCCGCGCGCAAGGCGATCGTCGCACGTCTCGAAGATTTCGGTTTCCTCGACAAGGTCGAGCCGCACGCGCACATGGTGCCGCACGGCGACCGCTCCGGCGCGGTCATCGAACCCTACCTGACGGATCAATGGTACGTCGACGCCAAGGAACTGGCGCAGCCGGCGATGGCGGCCGTGCGTTCGGGTGATACGACGTTCGTGCCGAAGAACTGGGAGAAGACCTACTTCGAGTGGATGGAGAACATCCAGCCGTGGTGCATCTCGCGCCAGCTCTGGTGGGGTCACCAGATTCCGGCCTGGTATGGTCCGGACGGCAAGGTGTTTGTCGCGGAGACGGAGGACGAAGCGGTCGGCCATGCGCTCGGCTATTACGCCGAGCAGGGTATCATCACCGTGGACCAGGGCGCCGAAATGGCGCGCGATCCGGCAAAGCGTGAGGGCTTCATCACGCGAGACGAAGACGTGCTCGACACCTGGTTCTCTTCGGCGCTGTGGCCGTTCTCGACGCTCGGCTGGCCGGACGAGACGCCGGAGTTGAAGCGCTACTATCCGACCAACGCGCTGGTCACCGGTTTCGACATCATCTTCTTCTGGGTCGCCCGGATGATGATGATGGGCATCTATGTCATGAAGGAAGCGCCGTTCTCGACGGTCTACATCCACGCTCTCGTCCGCGACGAGAACGGCGCCAAGATGTCGAAGTCGAAGGGCAACGTCATCGATCCTTTGCATCTGGTCGACAAATACGGCGCCGATGCGTTGCGCTTCACGCTTGCGGCGATGGCGGCGCAGGGCCGTGACATCAAGCTGTCGTCGCAGCGGGTCGAAGGCTATCGCAATTTCGCGACCAAGCTCTGGAACGCCTGCCGCTTCGCGGAAATGAACGATTGCGTGGTTCCTGCGCAGTTCGATCCGACCGTCGCGAAGGAAACGCTCAACCGATGGATCGTTCATGAGACCGCGCGCGCCACGTGCGAGATCACCGAGGCCATCGAGGCCTATCGTTTCAATGACGCTGCCGGTGCGATCTACCGCTTTGTCTGGAATGTCTACTGCGATTGGTATCTTGAGCTCGCAAAGCCCGTGATGATGGGCGAGGACGGTCCCGCCAAGTTCGAGACCCGTGCCATGGTGGCCTGGGCGCGCGATGAAATCCTGAAGCTTTTGCACCCGTTCATGCCGTTCCTCACCGAGGAATTATGGGCGGTGACATCGGCACGGACGCAACTGCTGACGCTGACGCCATGGCCGATCAAGGCCGGTCTCACCCGCGCGCAGCATGCGTTGATCGCCGCCGCCGCCGCCGATCCCTTCGCTGCGTCAGAGCCGCTTGCCGAACCGTTGGAGCCGACGTTCCGCGACGATGCGGCGGAGGCCGAGATCGGCTGGGTGGTCGATCTCGTCACCGCCATCCGCTCGGTTCGCGCGGAGATGAATATTCCGCCCGCAACGCTGACGCCGCTGGTGCTCGCAGGCGTATCCACTGAGAGCAAGGCGCGGGCGCAGCGCTGGAGCGATGTCGTCAAGCGACTGTCCCGGCTCGCGGACATCTCATTCGCGGACCGTGTGCCGCAAGGCGCCGTGCAACTGCTGATCCGCGGCGAAGTCGCCGCGCTGCCGTTGAAAGGCATCGTTGATGTTGCCGCCCAGCGCGCGCGTTTGGGGAAGGAAATCGCCAAGGCCGATGCCGATATCAATCGCGTCGATTTCAAACTCGCCAACGAGAAGTTCGTCGCCAACGCGCCCGAAGAGATCGTCGAGGAAGAAAAGGACAAGCGGGAAGCCGCCGTTGCGCGCAAGGCGAAATTCGCCGATGCGCTGGAGCGTTTGAAGGCTGCTGAGTGA
- a CDS encoding DNA-3-methyladenine glycosylase produces the protein MTPIAPSYSSNPPVLGKPLKRSFFGRSVHDIAPDLIGATLLVDGVGGIIVEVEAYHHTEPAAHSHRGPTPRNMVMFGPPGFAYVYRSYGIHWCMNFVCEKDGSAAAVLIRALRPTYGIPAMQRRRGLHEERLLCSGPGKLCEALGISIAHNALPLDAPPIAVYRRTGKVEVVAGVRIGITKAADLPWRFGLKGSKFLSKPFRNAGF, from the coding sequence ATGACTCCAATCGCGCCTTCCTACAGTTCGAACCCGCCTGTTCTCGGCAAACCGCTTAAACGCTCGTTTTTCGGGCGTAGCGTGCACGACATCGCGCCCGACCTGATCGGCGCGACGCTGCTGGTGGACGGGGTCGGCGGCATCATCGTCGAGGTGGAGGCCTATCACCACACCGAGCCGGCGGCGCATTCCCATCGAGGGCCGACGCCGCGGAACATGGTGATGTTCGGCCCGCCCGGCTTCGCCTATGTCTATCGCTCCTATGGCATCCACTGGTGTATGAACTTCGTGTGCGAAAAGGATGGCTCGGCCGCTGCGGTTCTGATCCGCGCGCTACGACCGACCTACGGCATTCCGGCGATGCAGCGACGGCGCGGGCTGCACGAGGAGCGTCTGCTGTGTTCAGGGCCGGGCAAACTGTGCGAGGCGCTCGGCATATCGATTGCGCACAACGCGCTGCCGCTCGATGCGCCACCGATCGCGGTCTATCGGCGCACAGGCAAGGTTGAAGTCGTCGCCGGCGTCCGCATCGGCATCACCAAGGCCGCCGACCTGCCATGGCGATTCGGATTGAAGGGATCGAAATTCCTTAGCAAGCCGTTCAGAAACGCTGGGTTCTGA
- the lipA gene encoding lipoyl synthase: MVVVLDTVSANPVRPRHPEKVNRPDALSPPKPDWIRVRAPNSRGYVDTRRIVKENGLVTVCEEAGCPNIGECWDKKHATFMIMGDTCTRACAFCNVKTGLPGALEASEPEYVAEATRKLGLAHIVVTSVDRDDLNDGGAEHFARTIRAIRERCPATTIEILTPDFLRKDGALEKVVAAKPDVFNHNLETVPSRYLTVRPGARYFHSIRLLQRVKEIDPTIFTKSGIMVGLGEERHEVLQVMDDLRSADVDFLTIGQYLQPTRKHHAVMRYVTPEEFSGYETVAYTKGFLMVSASPLTRSSHHAGEDFAKLQAARAKLLR, from the coding sequence ATGGTCGTCGTCCTCGATACCGTTTCTGCCAATCCCGTCCGGCCGCGCCATCCGGAAAAGGTCAACCGGCCCGACGCGCTGTCGCCGCCGAAGCCGGACTGGATTCGCGTGCGCGCGCCGAATTCGCGCGGCTATGTGGACACGCGGCGGATCGTCAAGGAGAACGGTCTCGTCACGGTGTGCGAGGAGGCGGGCTGCCCGAACATCGGCGAGTGCTGGGACAAGAAGCACGCGACCTTCATGATCATGGGCGACACCTGCACCCGCGCCTGCGCCTTCTGCAACGTCAAGACCGGACTGCCGGGCGCGCTGGAAGCCTCGGAGCCCGAATATGTGGCCGAGGCGACGCGCAAGCTGGGGCTGGCGCACATTGTCGTCACATCCGTTGATCGCGACGACCTCAATGACGGCGGCGCCGAGCATTTCGCCCGCACCATCCGCGCGATCCGTGAGCGCTGCCCGGCCACTACCATCGAAATCCTGACGCCGGATTTCCTCCGCAAGGATGGAGCGCTGGAAAAGGTCGTGGCGGCGAAGCCCGACGTCTTCAACCACAACCTCGAAACCGTGCCGTCGCGCTATTTGACGGTGCGGCCGGGCGCGCGCTATTTCCACTCCATCCGCCTGCTGCAGCGAGTGAAGGAGATCGACCCGACGATCTTCACCAAGTCGGGGATCATGGTCGGGCTCGGCGAGGAGCGTCACGAGGTCTTGCAGGTGATGGATGACCTGCGGTCGGCGGATGTCGACTTTCTCACCATCGGGCAATACCTGCAGCCGACCCGCAAGCATCATGCCGTGATGCGTTATGTCACGCCGGAGGAGTTTTCCGGCTACGAGACCGTCGCCTACACCAAGGGCTTTCTGATGGTATCGGCGAGCCCGCTAACGCGCTCGTCGCACCATGCCGGCGAAGACTTTGCGAAGTTGCAGGCCGCGCGCGCAAAATTGCTGCGTTAA
- a CDS encoding MFS transporter gives MSAARPPSLRPLSLLWLGGVGLRLTILAVPPVLAVIISDLALSGTEVGILNAIPVSLFALIAVPGSLLIARVGAVNALVVGLLIAAAGSALRGFAIDAMTLFAATALMAAGVAVMQPALPPLVRQWVPRRIGFATAVYTNGLLCGEIFPVVLAAVIVPLLGGGWRASLELWSVAAAAIALIVVIARPSGEAMSAQHRRWMPDWRDPLLWKVGLVASANNQLYFCTNAFLPGLLLQTGHTEQIGPALSALNLGQLPGSILVMVVAGRLERRRWPLILCGVFGLLGAVGVATTTNLWGIVGASALVGFTCAVGLTLVLTLPALLVAPDDVPRMSAGMFTIGYGIAMVISIVSGMVWDITGNAAFAFVPIGLAVVPMVVLPLGIDFRTQRF, from the coding sequence GTGAGCGCTGCGCGGCCGCCATCGTTGCGCCCGTTGAGTTTGCTCTGGCTCGGGGGTGTCGGTCTGCGGCTCACGATCCTTGCCGTGCCGCCGGTGCTGGCGGTCATCATTTCGGATCTTGCGCTGTCGGGAACCGAGGTCGGGATTCTCAACGCCATTCCGGTCAGCCTGTTCGCGCTGATCGCGGTTCCCGGATCGCTGCTGATCGCTCGCGTCGGCGCCGTCAATGCACTCGTGGTCGGCCTCCTGATTGCCGCAGCCGGATCGGCGCTGCGCGGTTTCGCCATCGACGCGATGACGCTGTTCGCCGCGACCGCGCTGATGGCGGCGGGCGTGGCCGTGATGCAGCCGGCGCTGCCGCCGTTGGTGCGGCAATGGGTTCCGCGCCGGATCGGTTTCGCCACAGCCGTCTACACCAACGGCTTGCTGTGCGGCGAAATCTTTCCGGTCGTGCTCGCCGCCGTCATCGTACCCTTGCTGGGAGGCGGGTGGCGCGCAAGCCTCGAACTTTGGTCGGTTGCGGCGGCAGCGATCGCGCTGATCGTCGTCATCGCTCGGCCAAGCGGGGAGGCCATGTCGGCTCAGCACCGTCGCTGGATGCCGGACTGGCGCGACCCGCTGCTCTGGAAGGTCGGTCTTGTCGCCAGCGCGAACAACCAGCTTTATTTCTGCACGAATGCCTTCCTGCCCGGCCTGCTGCTGCAAACCGGCCATACCGAGCAGATCGGGCCGGCGCTGTCGGCGCTCAACCTCGGGCAGTTGCCGGGATCGATTCTCGTGATGGTCGTCGCGGGCCGCCTGGAGCGGAGAAGGTGGCCGCTGATTCTTTGCGGTGTATTCGGCTTGCTGGGCGCTGTTGGCGTCGCAACCACCACGAACCTGTGGGGAATTGTCGGCGCGTCGGCGCTGGTGGGCTTCACCTGCGCCGTCGGCCTGACTCTTGTGCTAACGCTGCCGGCGCTGCTGGTGGCCCCCGATGACGTGCCCCGCATGTCGGCAGGAATGTTCACCATCGGCTACGGCATTGCGATGGTGATCTCCATTGTCAGTGGGATGGTCTGGGATATCACGGGGAATGCCGCCTTCGCGTTCGTGCCGATCGGTCTTGCCGTCGTGCCGATGGTCGTGCTGCCGCTGGGGATCGATTTCAGAACCCAGCGTTTCTGA
- a CDS encoding type II toxin-antitoxin system RatA family toxin, which yields MPTFSSKRRVQHSSQQMFDLVADVERYPEFVPLCQSLKVRQRTSAADGTEVVVADMTVSFKLVRETFTSKVTLDRPNRKILVEYLRGPFSHMENRWTFEPKSDLACDVGFFITYDFKSRMLAILMGAMFDAAFQRFASAFEKRADAVYGTPHTAK from the coding sequence ATGCCGACATTCTCCAGCAAGCGCCGCGTGCAACACAGTTCGCAACAGATGTTCGATCTCGTCGCGGACGTTGAGCGCTATCCGGAGTTCGTGCCGCTATGCCAATCACTGAAGGTGCGGCAGCGTACGTCTGCGGCCGATGGCACGGAAGTCGTGGTGGCCGATATGACCGTGTCGTTCAAGCTGGTGCGGGAGACGTTTACGAGCAAGGTGACCCTGGACCGACCAAACCGCAAAATCCTGGTCGAATATCTGCGCGGTCCGTTCAGCCACATGGAAAACCGCTGGACCTTCGAGCCGAAGTCGGATCTGGCCTGCGACGTCGGGTTTTTCATCACCTATGACTTCAAGAGTCGAATGTTGGCGATACTGATGGGCGCGATGTTCGACGCTGCGTTCCAGCGCTTCGCATCGGCATTCGAGAAGCGCGCGGACGCCGTCTACGGTACGCCGCATACCGCGAAATAA
- a CDS encoding PopZ family protein yields the protein MTQPATVQEPSMEEILASIRRIIADDEKPAAAGKTATADVAIAKSQPATSPASQPAAPTKPAAMIAIPSSAAAPKPAADNSQDDIDALLANLDAATTEEEVRPAQADEVFELTDEMALPYPAQAAFQKVEPQDDLEFAETTPTPATRPRPVAVDRPAVPNAVPAAQILSHSTVSAVETAFNSLASTVLSNNARTLEDLVKEMLRPMLKSWLDDNLPGLVERIVKAEIERVSRGRS from the coding sequence ATGACGCAACCAGCAACGGTCCAAGAACCCTCGATGGAGGAAATTCTGGCGTCGATCCGCCGCATCATCGCCGACGACGAAAAGCCCGCGGCGGCTGGAAAGACAGCAACCGCCGATGTCGCGATTGCAAAATCCCAGCCGGCCACATCACCCGCCTCTCAGCCGGCCGCGCCCACGAAGCCGGCCGCCATGATCGCCATTCCTTCGTCCGCGGCCGCGCCGAAGCCGGCCGCCGACAACAGTCAGGACGACATCGATGCTTTGCTCGCAAACCTCGATGCCGCAACGACCGAGGAGGAGGTCCGCCCGGCCCAGGCCGACGAGGTGTTTGAACTGACCGACGAGATGGCCCTCCCGTATCCGGCGCAGGCCGCTTTCCAGAAGGTCGAGCCGCAGGACGATCTGGAATTCGCAGAGACGACGCCGACCCCGGCCACCCGGCCGCGTCCGGTCGCCGTCGATCGGCCAGCCGTTCCGAATGCCGTGCCGGCAGCGCAAATCCTGTCGCATTCGACGGTTTCGGCGGTCGAGACCGCCTTTAATTCGCTCGCCAGCACGGTTTTGAGCAACAACGCCCGCACCCTTGAGGACCTCGTCAAGGAGATGCTGCGCCCGATGCTGAAGTCCTGGCTCGACGACAATCTGCCGGGGCTGGTCGAGCGCATCGTCAAGGCGGAAATCGAGCGGGTGTCGCGCGGGCGCTCGTGA